The following nucleotide sequence is from Endozoicomonas sp. GU-1.
TCCTGATCATATTGCTCTCGGGCTGTTCCGCCAGGAACCCCAACTATCATGATTATACGCTGGTGGCAGCAACGGTTTCACAGGAGCAGACTGTGCTGCCGGACACCGCTACACTGGGGGTTTTTCCGGTGACTGTTGCCGGTTGGCTGGATAAGAAAACAATTACCTGGAGCGATGGTGGTGTTCGTTTACAGTCCTCTGCGAATGATCACTGGGGGGAGCCCTTACCAGAGCTGCTGACACAGGCTATGGTGCAAAATCTGCGTCAACGGGTTCACTCCGGCACTTGGATAAGCTCCGGCCCCTGGGTCCGCAATAAACGCCCGGAAGTGGTCGCCTTTGTTGATGTTCAGTCCATAACGCTGGTGAACCGGCAGTTACGGATGAACGTGGCCTGGTCCCTGGAAGGGCAGGATCAGCAGGTCATTGCCCGGCAGGAGAGGGTCTATACTCTGCCGCTGGCGAGTGATGTTTCTACACAAGCTCTCGTTCAGACATTAAGCCAGGTCTGGGGAAGGGTTGCCAACGATATGCTTCAGGGTTTTCTTGGCAAATAAGGGTTCGTGTGAGGCAATCTGCCCGGCAGGTGGTTTGGGAATGGTATCTTCGGATACCCTCCTGTATTGAGCTTCAGGCATGATGTTGCGCTTTCTGCAGCCTCTGAAGTGATTATTGTCAGTGTTCTCAAGTAATACAAAGTCGCCAATCCCATTTAAATCAAAGTTTTTCAGCTGATCGTCAGTTACGGGGAAGTAGAAACCATAAGCATCAACAGCACTCATAATGGTGCCCTTGTTATTTACTGTAATGACTGGCTTTTGCAACACTCTGGCAACCAGGGGGGCGATGACTGTATACATCCATTTGCCATCACATTTGATGGCGTCCATACCGGTCATGCCGTCGTGATCAGAATCATTCGTTAAATAGAAGTAAAGGTCTTCTTCCGGCACAGAAGGCCGGCAGCTTTCGTCTTCATTGAAACGTGAATGATTGTTTTGGTAATTCTGTAGCCATTCTCTTGCTTCTTCATACACCTGTTGACGTAAGCTGTGAGCATCCCGGCCGGGGCGTTGCACGGATGACACAAGGGCAGCATGGAAAAAACAGTTGCCATCGCCGGGGACATCGACAACTTCGTACCCCTGGTTGTAGACAATGTTGGAGGTGCTTTCAGATAAACAGCTGAGTAGGTGGCTCAGTCTATCGATACCACGGGAAAATGTAGAAGGATTGGTAGAAAGGGTATTGTGTGGTGAACAGGCATTGACAGCACAGTCCGCAGACATGACGGTAAGCACGCCAAAAACTGCTGCTGCGACGAAGCATCCTGAAGAGATCGCACTCAAGGTAAATGCTGCGGACACAAGGGTGGAAGCCGCTGGGAATATACACACTGCCCAGCGCTTCCAGCTGGCCTGAGGTTGATCTGTCGGAGGCACATCTCCGGATCGATCCACAGGACCGTTGGATAAAGGTGTTGGTAACGATTGTATCAAAGAAGTCTCACCGGAACGTTGTATCATTCCCAATCTTATTGCCATGCCCATCCGGGGCCTGGTTTAATATTCAGCCCGTGTTGCCCAGAAGCCTCCTGGCTGCCCCGATCACGGTGTTAATCGCGTTGGGCTCAACACTGGCCAGCTTTTCAGTATCTGGCGTTTCATTGCAGGTACGGTTAACAATGACCCCGGCAACGCACCCGGCCTTAAGCCCCATGGCAGAACACATGGTCAGAAGGGTTGCAGACTCCATTTCATAGTTAAGCACTCCCATCGACTGCCACTCTGCCATAGAGCCCTGTAGCTCTTTTCTGACCCGCTGGGTGAAGGTGTCATAACGTTCCTGACCGGGGTAGAAGGTGTCGCTGGAGGCGGTAATACCAGTCCAGTAGTTAAGCCCGTCTTGTTCAGCGGTATCTACCAGTGCCCGGGTACACTGAAAGTCAGCAACGGCAGGATAGTTGATGGGGGCAAAATGTCGGCTGGCACCGTCCATGCGGACGGAACCGGTGGTGATAATGACATCGCCCACATTGATATGGGGCTGGATGGCGCCCGTGGTACCAACTCTCAGAAAAGTCCGGATACCCAGTTGTGCCAGCTCTTCTATGGCAATAGATGTGGAAGGTCCACCGATACCGGTTGAACAAACCACGACAGATTGACCCTCCAGCTCCCCTCGCCAGGAGGTGAACTCCCGGAGGCTGGCCAGCTTGATCGGGTTATCCATCAGTGCAGCAATACGTTCGACCCGCTCCGGATCACCGGGGACAATGGCCAGTGTGGCACCATTCAGAACCTTCTGGCTCAGGCCGAGATGAAAAACTTCGCTACTGTTCATATATGCCTCTCATATATGCCTCTCATATATGCCTCCGGGAATGACCCTGGATCATTGAACTTTACTTCTTAGCATCCATCATAGACGCATCCATGGGGAGTGTTTATCGATCTGGATCAATATTTGATTCGCAGAAGGCCTGATCTGGAATCCTGCAGAGCCCATCCGATGATATAAGTATGCGTTTGCGTCTATGCTGATAATGACCTGTTGGTCAGTACATACCATTAGAAAATGGACAGTCCATGCCACCTGAAAACAGAATCACTTCCAATCGTGCGTTTATTTTTGCTATTGCCGGGGCTGCCATCGGTTTGGGAAATATCTGGCGTTTCCCTTATGTAGCCGGTGAAAACGGAGGAAGCCTGTTTTTCCTTCTGTATATTATTTTTGTGGTGTTGCTGGGGTTGCCAGTCATGGTTGCCGAGGTTGTGGTTGGCCGGGCAGGGCGGGCATCACCCGCCAGCAGTCTGCGCCAGCTGGCGGTCAGTGCTGGCCATACCAGGCACTGGAGTAAGCTGGCCTGGATGGGGACGCTGGCGGCCACAATGATTCTCTCATTCTACAGTGTGGTGTCCGGCTGGGTGCTGCACTTTTTCTTTCAGTCGCTCTCGGGGGGACTTTCAGCCAACAGCATTCAAGCGACTTCGAGACATTTTCAACAGCTGCTGGAATCACCCTGGCAGGTGGTTTTATATCACGGTCTGTTTATTGTTATGACTGTGGCCATCAGTGGTCGAGCCATTTCCAAAGGCATTGAGCGGTTGAATAACTGGCTGATGCCCCTGATGTACCTGATTCTGGTGGTTCTACTGATATATGCCAGTCAGTTCAGTGGTTTTGCGCCAGCCCTTGATTACCTGTTTGCGATCAGGTTTGAGGCCCTCAGCGGCGGTGTGGTGCTGGAGGCAATGGGCCATGCCTTTTTTACCCTGGCCATTGGTGCCTGTTGTCTGATGGCCTATGGGGCTTATATGCCGGAGAGGCAGTCGGTGGTTAAGGCAGTATTGGTGGTTGCCTTGCTTGATGTGCTGGTGGCGGTGATGGTCGGTATTGCCACCTTTGCCGTGGTATTCAGTGAAGGGCTGTCGGTGGCGGAAGGTCCCGGGCTGATGTTTATCACCCTGCCGGTTGCCCTGGCTCAAATGCCCTTTGGCTCGCTGGTTTTACCCTTATTCTTTCTTCTTCTGGTCATGGCGGTTTGGACATCGGCAGTCAATCTGGCGGAGCCGCTGGTGGTGATGATGAGTCGCCTGTGTTCAGGCTTGCGCGCCACAGGAGCCACCATAGCCGGTGTTATGATATTTCTGGTCGGGTTAATACCCGGGCTCTCTTTCAGTGTCTGGCAGCAGGTTGCTGTTGATGGCAAAACGTTGTTTGACCTTTATACCGCCTTTGCTACCCAGGTTATGCTGCCAGCCGTTGGGCTTTTGGTGCTTTATTTTTGCGGGTATATCATGGAAAGAAAAGTGCTGATTGAACAGTTGGGCATGCAGGGCAAATCCCTGAAAACCTGGCAGCTCCTGATCCGCTGGGTCAGCCCTGCATTGCTGTTGATGGTCATCATCGGTGAGCTGTTTCAATTTTGATCACATCAGAGATTTGATCAGAGCCGCCACTAACATAACAAAAATTAATACCATGGCGATTTTGGCAAGCTTGCCCTGCTGTTCATTAGTCAGCGGTTTGCCATGGCGCTCGGTCAGCTTAACCACAACAAACAGGGTGATAAACAAAAGTACTAAAATTGAGATCAGGTTCATATTTCACCAAAAACAACGGGCAGTCGTCGTACTGCCCGTTATTGTACCCAGCCTGAGGATTTATTTCGTGGTTTATTCGCTGGCGGCTTCTTCTTTGCCTTCAATGCTGATCAGCTCAACCTCAAATACCAGCACGGAGCCTGCTGGAATGGAACCAACTTCCTGGTCGCCGTAAGCCAGCTCAGCGGGAATCGTCAGGCGATATTCAGAGCCAACAGACATCAGGGCAACACCCTCAGTCCAGCCCTTGATTACGTTTGCCAGGGGGAACGTTGCTGGCTGACCTCTCTGCTTGCTGCTGTCGAAGACAGTGCCATCAGTCAGCGTACCGGTGTAATGAACGGTAACAGTATCCGCTGCGGTTGGTTTTGGGCCGTCTCCCTGCTTGATAACTTCATATTGCAGACCGGACTCAGTCACGGAAACACCTTCTTTAACGGCATTATCTTCCAGGTATTTGGCACCGGTTTGACGGGTCTCCTCACGCTTTTTGGTAGCGTTCTCCTGAACGACGGTGTTCATCTTCTGCTCATGAGCCCGAAGTGCTGCGCCCATTTCTTCCTCGTTCATTTTGACCTGATCGGCAAGGGCGTCCAGCAAGCCCTGCTGAACCAGCGCACGGTCGAGAACAACACCCAGCTCATCCTGCTGCTTCAGTGTCTGACTGGCAAAGTTACCAACAGAGGCACCAATGGCATAGGCGGCTTTCTGATCATCCGTGTTTAACTCAACTTCAGGAGTCTGGGCGGTCTTTCCTGACAGCCTGCTGCCAAGAGTACAGCGGCTGCCAGAGCAGATATTTTAATAACCTTCTTCATATCAGTTTCCGTTGTTTTTGGCCAGAAATGCCGTATTGGCCAGGATGATCTTGCCTGTATCAGGATTAAAGTAAAAACCCTATCAATAATGGCACAGCCTTTACGCCAGTTGAACCAAATAACAATAATTTTTCAAAAAAATCACATTATTACCTTACGGTATATCATTACCGGTTTATACAAAATCAATTCTTTCTGAATGTAATGGGGCGACGTTATGCTGGTCTGCTTAAGTTATCAATTGAGGCGTTGATTGAAAGAGCCATCAATTATTGCAGGAAGATGAAAATATCAATTTCACGAATCACGATTCAATTCCATTTGACCAAGTGTTTACCGGGGGTAAAAGGTTGTCTGGGGGGGATTCTGTCGGTCGGTCTTTAACAGCGTGCTTCGAATTTCCGGTGTAAAATACGATATATTTTTATGATCTTTGTCTTTTTGTCCCAGTTTAAATCTCTGGTTTCAATCTATAGAGTTTTTCGTTAGCCATTGTTTGCTTTGGAGCCGTCGCTTGGAGCCTGCTGTTAGTACTACCGTTTTTATTCAGTCTGGAAAGCAGCCTGAGACACCCTTGTGCAATACAAGTGCAGTAAAAAACGGGCCATTTCTAGCGGGTTGTCGGACGGGCTGGTATTTTCTGGCGTTGGCAGCTGTTGTTGTCTTCATGGGCTTTTCTCCTGTGCCATGCCATGGACAGGGGGACATGGCAGAGACGGATAAGCGTCAAATGGATAAGCCCTACCGGCCGGTCTGCATTCAAGACCCAAAAGATGGCTGGCAGTCGTTACGACATGGTTTTCGGTTAATGGCCTACTATCACAATGCCAAGGTCAAAGAGCAGCTGAAAGCATTTCCCCAATATTATTTTAACCGTCTGTCCGAACGAATCCTGGTGTATCAATTTTATTTGAACAGGAAGATTCAGGAAAAAGGTCTGCCGGCAGAGCTGGCCCTGCTACCGCTGATCGAAAGCGAGCTTGACCTCAAAGCCCGTTCATCAGCACGGGCGATGGGGCTGTGGCAGTTGATGCCCCGAACAGCCAGGGCTTACGGGCTTAAGGTGTCGAAAAAGTGTGATGAAAGAACTGACCTGGAAAAAGCCACTGATGCCGCATTGACCTATATTGAGTACCTCTATAAAAGAACCAGTGACTGGATGTTAACCATTGCTGCTTATAACGCTGGCCTTTACCGGGTGAAACAAAGCATTGCTCAGGCTGAAGCGTCGGGAGAATATTCAGATGCGGGTTTCTGGAGCCTTGATTTGCCAGCTGAGACCCGAAAACATGTGGCCAAGTTTCTGGCCCTCAGCCATGTGGTTCTTCTGCCGGATAAGCATGGCATCAGGTTGCCAGCCCTTTCTGTTGTCGAGGGTGATGGTTTTTCCAGAGTCAAATCGGGCTATCACTCTCCAGAGTGTGTTATTCACAGCGCTGGTTGTCTCTATTGTCGCCAGCTGGTGCTTATGGTGCTTTACATTTATTTTCAGGCATTTTAATCAGGCTGAATGACACTATGCCTAACCGTCTTGTTAGTCAATCAAACTGAATACCCTGGTAAATTCCGGGTCTGATAAAGCATTACCTTAATTTTTATATCAACAGGGAGGTGGTTTTATGAGCTATCCGGGTGTTGCTCCAGTTTCGACCAATGTCAGTCAGACCCAATTTCCTGCCATGGAGGGAAGCAGTCGTCGTTCCGTATGGTCAAGTATCGGCAAAGCTGCTGGTAAGGCTTGTGCCATGCCATTTCGCATTGCCTCAACGGTGGTAAATGGCGGTGTTTTTGCTGCCTATTACGTTACCGCTGTGGCTGTTACCGGGCTCGCTGCCACCGGAGGTGCTGTCTATGGTATTGGGAAAATGGCCACAGATGCGATCCGTGGAAAACCACACAAAAGCCTGCTGGAATATACCATCAAACCCGCCCGAGAGACGTTCAACTGTATTTCACGCCTGTACTATGAGCTGCCAAGACATGGATCTGAATTGATCTTCTCCGGGGTAGCTGTCACTGCGGTAACTGTCCTGGCAATCGTGGCAATCGTGGCAGGAGATGGCAATAGCCACGTATGGATACATACCCCCTGCTGTTATCACAGTTGTGGCGATGCCGGTGGCACAGGTCACCAGAAACCTGTGGATGATGACTATAACCCTTCAGGCTTGTCCGC
It contains:
- a CDS encoding PqiC family protein gives rise to the protein MSRYLRILNLVKGQNAAAKAFFLIILLSGCSARNPNYHDYTLVAATVSQEQTVLPDTATLGVFPVTVAGWLDKKTITWSDGGVRLQSSANDHWGEPLPELLTQAMVQNLRQRVHSGTWISSGPWVRNKRPEVVAFVDVQSITLVNRQLRMNVAWSLEGQDQQVIARQERVYTLPLASDVSTQALVQTLSQVWGRVANDMLQGFLGK
- the udp gene encoding uridine phosphorylase, with amino-acid sequence MNSSEVFHLGLSQKVLNGATLAIVPGDPERVERIAALMDNPIKLASLREFTSWRGELEGQSVVVCSTGIGGPSTSIAIEELAQLGIRTFLRVGTTGAIQPHINVGDVIITTGSVRMDGASRHFAPINYPAVADFQCTRALVDTAEQDGLNYWTGITASSDTFYPGQERYDTFTQRVRKELQGSMAEWQSMGVLNYEMESATLLTMCSAMGLKAGCVAGVIVNRTCNETPDTEKLASVEPNAINTVIGAARRLLGNTG
- a CDS encoding sodium-dependent transporter, which encodes MPPENRITSNRAFIFAIAGAAIGLGNIWRFPYVAGENGGSLFFLLYIIFVVLLGLPVMVAEVVVGRAGRASPASSLRQLAVSAGHTRHWSKLAWMGTLAATMILSFYSVVSGWVLHFFFQSLSGGLSANSIQATSRHFQQLLESPWQVVLYHGLFIVMTVAISGRAISKGIERLNNWLMPLMYLILVVLLIYASQFSGFAPALDYLFAIRFEALSGGVVLEAMGHAFFTLAIGACCLMAYGAYMPERQSVVKAVLVVALLDVLVAVMVGIATFAVVFSEGLSVAEGPGLMFITLPVALAQMPFGSLVLPLFFLLLVMAVWTSAVNLAEPLVVMMSRLCSGLRATGATIAGVMIFLVGLIPGLSFSVWQQVAVDGKTLFDLYTAFATQVMLPAVGLLVLYFCGYIMERKVLIEQLGMQGKSLKTWQLLIRWVSPALLLMVIIGELFQF
- a CDS encoding FKBP-type peptidyl-prolyl cis-trans isomerase; the encoded protein is MCSGSRCTLGSRLSGKTAQTPEVELNTDDQKAAYAIGASVGNFASQTLKQQDELGVVLDRALVQQGLLDALADQVKMNEEEMGAALRAHEQKMNTVVQENATKKREETRQTGAKYLEDNAVKEGVSVTESGLQYEVIKQGDGPKPTAADTVTVHYTGTLTDGTVFDSSKQRGQPATFPLANVIKGWTEGVALMSVGSEYRLTIPAELAYGDQEVGSIPAGSVLVFEVELISIEGKEEAASE
- a CDS encoding lytic transglycosylase domain-containing protein, whose protein sequence is MAETDKRQMDKPYRPVCIQDPKDGWQSLRHGFRLMAYYHNAKVKEQLKAFPQYYFNRLSERILVYQFYLNRKIQEKGLPAELALLPLIESELDLKARSSARAMGLWQLMPRTARAYGLKVSKKCDERTDLEKATDAALTYIEYLYKRTSDWMLTIAAYNAGLYRVKQSIAQAEASGEYSDAGFWSLDLPAETRKHVAKFLALSHVVLLPDKHGIRLPALSVVEGDGFSRVKSGYHSPECVIHSAGCLYCRQLVLMVLYIYFQAF